The following proteins come from a genomic window of Sander vitreus isolate 19-12246 chromosome 14, sanVit1, whole genome shotgun sequence:
- the cpsf1 gene encoding cleavage and polyadenylation specificity factor subunit 1: protein MYAVYRQAHTPTAVEFSVYCNFISSKEKNLVVAGTSQLFVYRIIHDVESTSKADKSSDSKSRKEKLEQVASFSLFGNIMSMASVQLVGANRDALLLSFKDAKLSVVEYDPGTHDLKTLSLHYFEEPELRDGFVQNVHIPIVRVDPENRCAVMLVYGTQLVVLPFRKDTLTDEQEGGVGEGPKSSFLPSYIIDVRELDEKLLNIVDMKFLHGYYEPTLLILFEPNQTWPGRVAVRQDTCSIVAISLNIMQKVHPVIWSLTNLPFDCTQVMPVPKPIGGVVVFAVNSLLYLNQSVPPYGVSLNSQTNGTTAFPLRVQEEVRISLDCSQSDFIAYDKMVISLKGGEIYVLTLITDGMRSVRAFHFDKAAASVLTTCMVTMEPGYLFLGSRLGNSLLLKYTEKLQETPPEEGDEKQDTEKEKDKDKPEEPPSKKKRMETSTNWTDEVDEIEVYGSEAQSGTQLATYSFEVCDSILNIGPCSNASMGEPAFLSEEFQSNPEPDLEVVVCSGYGKNGALSVLQRSIRPQVVTTFELPGCHDMWTVVSNEVKEDKKAAKSDDSEDGAETETGEDGEDGEKDKEEKEKEEEKTEPSLEDDTKKHGFLILSREDSTMILQTGQEIMELDTSGFATQGPTVFAGNIGDNKYIIQVSPMGIRLLEGVTQLHFIPVDLGSPIVHCSVADPYVVIMTAEGVVTMFALKTDSYMGKTHRLALQKPQIPTQSRVITLCAYRDVSGMFTTENKVSCSVREDPVIRSQSEEETIIHDLSNTVDDEEEMLYGDSNASAAHGRDEMGRSFGALGLSDGGSSKAEPSHWCIISRESGVMEIYQLPDWRLVFLVKNFPVGQRVLVDSSSGQSAAQGEGKKEEVTRQGEIPLVKEVALVSLGYNHSRPYLLVHVEQELLIYEAFPYDQQQPQNNLKVRFKKVPHNINFREKKSKVKKDKKAESGAAEESSAVKSRIARFRYFEDISGYAGVFICGPSPHWMLVTSRGAMRLHPMTIDGPIESFSPFHNINCPKGFLYFNKQGELRISVLPTYLSYDAPWPVRKIPLRCTIHYVSYHVESKVYAVCTSVKEPCTRIPRMTGEEKEYETIDRDERYINPQQEKFSIQLISPVSWEAIPNTRFDLDEWEHVTCMKTVSLRSQETVSGLKGYVAAGTCLMQGEEVTCRGRIVILDVIEVVPEPGQPLTKNKFKVLYEKEQKGPVTALCHCHGYLVTAIGQKIFLWVLKDNDLTGMAFIDTQLYIHQMFSIKNFILAADLMKSISLLRYQEESKTLSLVSRDAKPLEVYSIDFMVDNNQLGLLVSDRDKNLYVYMYLPEAKESFGGMRLLRRADFNAGANINTFWRMPCRGALDAGSKKALTWDNKHITWFATLDGGVGLLLPMQEKTYRRLLMLQNALNSMLPHHAGLNPKAFRMLHTERRSLQNAVRNILDGELLNKYLYLSTMERSELAKKIGTTQDIILDDLLEIDRVTAHF, encoded by the exons ATGTATGCTGTGTACAGACAAGCGCACACCCCCACTGCTGTGGAGTTTTCTGTCTACTGCAACTTTATATCCAGTAAGGAGAAGAACTTAGTTGTTGCTGGAACATCTCAACTCTTTGTCTACAGGATTATCCATGATGTGGAG AGTACCTCAAAGGCTGACAAGTCTTCAG ATTCCAAATCTCGTAAGGAAAAACTGGAGCAGGTGGCATCCTTTTCGCTCTTTGGCAATATTATGTCCATGGCCAGTGTGCAGCTTGTGGGAGCCAACAGAGATGCACTCCTCCTCAGTTTCAAAGATGCCAAG TTGTCCGTAGTGGAGTATGACCCCGGGACACACGACCTAAAGACTCTGTCCCTCCATTACTTTGAGGAGCCGGAGCTCAGG GATGGTTTTGTGCAGAATGTACATATTCCCATTGTCCGCGTGGATCCCGAGAATCGCTGTGCTGTAATGCTAGTTTATGGCACCCAGCTCGTGGTGTTGCCATTCAGGAAGGACACGCTAACTGATGAACAGGAGGGTGGAGTGGGAGAAGG ACCTAAATCCAGCTTCCTACCCAGCTACATCATTGATGTCCGTGAGCTGGACGAGAAGCTGCTAAACATCGTCGACATGAAGTTCCTCCATGGCTACTACGAGCCCACGTTGCTCATCCTGTTTGAGCCCAACCAGACATGGCCCGG GCGCGTGGCTGTGCGTCAGGACACTTGTAGCATCGTTGCCATCTCCCTCAACATAATGCAGAAGGTTCATCCTGTCATCTGGTCTCTCACCAATCTGCCCTTTGACTGTACGCAAGTCATGCCTGTTCCCAAGCCAATCG GTGGTGTGGTGGTGTTTGCCGTGAACTCCTTGCTGTATCTGAACCAGAGTGTTCCACCATATGGAGTTTCTCTCAACTCTCAGACAAATGGGACCACAGCATTCCCTCTGC GTGTACAGGAGGAAGTGAGGATTTCCCTTGACTGTTCCCAGTCTGACTTTATTGCCTATGACAAGATGGTCATCTCTTTGAAAGGAGGAGAAAT TTACGTGTTGACCCTCATAACTGACGGCATGAGAAGTGTCCGGGCTTTCCACTTTGACAAAGCTGCTGCCAGCGTCCTGACAACCTGC ATGGTGACCATGGAGCCTGGCTACCTTTTCCTGGGTTCCCGCCTCGGAAACTCCCTGCTGCTGAAGTACACCGAGAAACTTCAGGAGACGCCACCGGAGGAGGGCGACGAAAAGCaggacacagagaaagagaaggataaAGATAAACCG GAAGAACCCCCAAGCAAAAAGAAGCGAATGGAAACTTCCACCAACTGGACGG ATGAGGTGGATGAGATAGAAGTGTACGGAAGTGAGGCCCAGTCAGGCACTCAGCTGGCCACCTACTCCTTTGag GTGTGTGATAGCATACTCAACATTGGACCGTGCTCAAATGCCTCCATGGGCGAACCTGCCTTCTTGTCTGAAGAG TTCCAGAGCAACCCTGAGCCCGACCTGGAGGTCGTGGTGTGCTCTGGCTACGGCAAGAATGGTGCACTCTCTGTACTTCAG AGAAGCATCCGACCCCAAGTAGTCACTACGTTTGAGTTGCCAGGTTGCCATGACATGTGGACAGTCGTCTCAAATGAAGtcaaagaagacaaaaaa GCTGCAAAAAGCGATGATTCAGAGGACGGGGCAGAGACAGAGACCGGTGAGGATGGAGAAGACGGAGAAAAGGacaaggaagagaaggagaaagaggaggaaaagacaGAGCCTTCCCTGGAGGATGATACGAAGAAGCACGGCTTTCTCATTCTGAGCAGAGAGGATTCAACCATG ATCCTTCAGACAGGTCAGGAGATCATGGAGCTGGACACCAGTGGTTTCGCTACCCAGGGACCCACTGTGTTTGCTGGAAACATCGGTGACAACAAGTACATCATCCAAGTCTCCCCCATGGGTATTCGGCTACTGGAAGGAG TGACACAGCTCCACTTCATCCCTGTGGACTTGGGCTCTCCCATAGTGCATTGCTCCGTGGCGGACCCTTACGTGGTCATCATGACTGCAGAGGGGGTGGTCACCATGTTTGCGCTGAAGACCGACTCGTACATGGGGAAGACACACCGGCTGGCCCTGCAGAAACCACAGATCCCCACT caatccCGCGTGATCACACTGTGTGCTTACCGGGACGTAAGTGGCATGTTCACCACAGAAAACAAAGTGAGCTGCTCCGTCAGAGAGGACCCCGTCATCAGGAGTCAGTCGGAAGAAGAGACCATCATCCATGACCTCAG TAACACAGTGGACGATGAGGAGGAAATGCTGTACGGAGACTCAAACGCCAGCGCAGCTCACGGAAGGGATGAAATGGGCCGCAGCTTCGGGGCACTGGGGCTTTCTGACGGAGGCTCGAGCAAAGCAGAACCCAGCCACTGGTGCATTATCAGCAGAGAGAGTGGAGTGATGGAG ATTTACCAGCTCCCAGACTGGCGATTGGTGTTCCTGGTGAAGAACTTCCCAGTGGGTCAGAGAGTGCTGGTGGACAGTTCGTCTGGCCAATCGGCAGCACAGGGGGAgggtaaaaaagaagaagtcacGCGTCAGGGAGAGATCCCACTAGTCAAAGAGGTGGCTTTGGTGTCACTCGGCTACAATCACAGCAGACCATACTTACTG GTCCATGTGGAACAGGAGCTTCTGATCTACGAAGCGTTCCCGTATGATCAACAGCAGCCACAGAACAACCTGAAAGTGCGCTTCAAAAAG GTGCCCCACAACATCAACTTCAGAGAAAAGAAGTCAAAGGTGAAGAAAGATAAGAAGGCAGAGAGTGGCGCCGCCGAGGAGAGTTCAGCTGTGAAAAGTCGGATTGCCAGATTCAGATACTTCGAGGACATCTCTGGATACGCAGGG GTGTTTATCTGCGGTCCGTCCCCTCACTGGATGCTGGTCACCTCTCGTGGAGCCATGAGGCTTCACCCCATGACCATTGATGGCCCCATTGAGTCTTTCTCCCCCTTCCATAACATCAACTGCCCCAAAGGTTTCCTCTACTTCAACAAACAG GGCGAGCTGCGGATCAGTGTCCTGCCCACCTATCTGTCCTACGATGCCCCTTGGCCTGTCAGAAAAATCCCGCTGCGGTGCACCATCCACTACGTCTCCTACCATGTCGAATCCAAG GTGTATGCTGTGTGCACCAGTGTGAAAGAGCCCTGCACACGCATCCCCAGGATGACTGGAGAGGAGAAGGAGTACGAAACCATAGATCGAG ACGAACGTTACATTAATCCTCAGCAGGAGAAGTTCTCCATCCAGCTCATCTCTCCAGTCAGCTGGGAGGCCATTCCCAACACGAG GTTTGACCTGGACGAGTGGGAACATGTGACCTGTATGAAGACGGTGTCACTGCGGAGTCAGGAGACGGTGTCCGGGCTGAAGGGCTACGTGGCGGCAGGGACCTGCCTGATGCAGGGGGAGGAGGTCACCTGCAGGGGCCGg ATTGTGATCCTGGATGTGATCGAAGTGGTGCCGGAGCCAGGCCAGCCCCTCACCAAGAACAAGTTCAAAGTGTTGTACGAGAAGGAACAGAAGGGGCCGGTGACGGCTCTGTGCCACTGCCATGGTTACCTGGTGACGGCCATCGGACAGAAG ATCTTCCTGTGGGTCCTGAAGGACAACGACCTGACGGGCATGGCCTTCATCGACACCCAGCTCTACATCCACCAGATGTTCAGCATCAAGAACTTCATCCTGGCTGCCGATCTGATGAAGAGCATCTCGCTGCTGCGCTACCAGGAGGAGAGCAAGACGCTGTCTCTGGTCAGCAGG GATGCAAAGCCCCTGGAGGTTTACAGCATCGACTTCATGGTGGATAACAACCAGCTCGGATTATTGG TGTCAGATCGAGACAAGAACctctatgtatatatgtatttaccTGAAG CTAAAGAGAGCTTTGGAGGAATGCGGCTGCTGCGGCGAGCGGACTTCAACGCCGGCGCGAACATAAACACGTTCTGGCGGATGCCGTGCAGAGGAGCGCTGGACGCCGGCAGCAAGAAGGCTCTGACCTGGGACAACAAGCACATCACCTGGTTCG CCACCCTGGACGGAGGAGTTGGCTTGCTCCTCCCCATGCAGGAGAAGACCTATCGCCGTCTACTGATGTTGCAAAACGCTCTCAACAGCATGCTGCCTCATCACGCCGGTCTAAACCCAAAGGCCTTCAG AATGCTGCACACCGAGAGAAGAAGCCTGCAGAACGCGGTGCGTAACATCCTGGATGGAGAACTCCTCAACAAGTACTTGTACCTCAGTACAATGGAGCGCAGTGAGCTGGCCAAGAAGATTGGTACCACTCAAGACATA ATCCTGGATGACCTCCTGGAGATCGACAGAGTAACAGCTCATTTCTGA